The proteins below come from a single Halomonas binhaiensis genomic window:
- a CDS encoding low molecular weight protein-tyrosine-phosphatase, producing MRVLFVCLGNICRSPTAEGVLRHKLEVAGLADQVEVDSCGTGAWHVGSAPDYRAQNAAKARGIDISGLRGRQLADSDFERCDYMLAMDGDNLAGIERLKPSGCKAHVALFMAFAGEPNGDVPDPYYEGGFDRVYAMIESAADGLVTELRRRLAEPTARGTSR from the coding sequence ATGCGCGTACTTTTCGTTTGCTTGGGCAATATCTGCCGCTCACCTACGGCTGAGGGAGTGCTGCGTCACAAGCTCGAGGTTGCGGGCCTGGCGGACCAGGTTGAAGTGGATTCCTGTGGCACAGGTGCCTGGCATGTAGGCTCTGCACCTGACTACAGGGCACAGAATGCGGCCAAGGCGCGCGGTATCGATATATCTGGCCTGCGCGGGCGTCAGTTGGCGGATAGCGATTTTGAGCGCTGCGACTATATGCTGGCGATGGATGGTGACAATCTGGCGGGTATCGAGCGCCTCAAGCCGTCGGGCTGCAAGGCTCATGTGGCGTTGTTCATGGCGTTTGCAGGAGAGCCTAATGGCGATGTGCCGGACCCCTACTATGAAGGAGGGTTTGATCGTGTCTATGCCATGATCGAGAGCGCTGCCGATGGTCTTGTGACGGAGCTCCGCCGGCGTCTGGCGGAGCCAACCGCAAGGGGCACATCACGGTGA
- the lpxK gene encoding tetraacyldisaccharide 4'-kinase produces MGLAERWLNAAYQGAPWLGLLRPLEVLYRREVLRRARAYSEGRRSRWRAPVPVIVVGNLTLGGTGKSPLVAWMGQHLAAQGFRPGILSRGYGGKGRGGKGRGGKGERDKGQSGGGAYPLWLELDTPVEECGDEPRMLHDQTGLPVVVDPDRPRGARRLMEGGCDLIITDDGLQHLPLDRDLEIVVVDGRRGFGNGRCLPAGPLREPLERLGSIDALVINGEAHHAFPEGAHGMRLEPARWRKVRRDAASAVETASLTPFPFLTPVKAVAGIGNPERFFRTLETLGVAHDPSPFSDHHRFRADDLVTKPGQALVMTAKDAVKCRDIAPSDSWALDVEAVPSASFVDWLDKHTAPWLGRRVSCTEETR; encoded by the coding sequence ATGGGGCTCGCAGAGCGCTGGTTGAATGCGGCCTATCAGGGCGCGCCCTGGCTTGGTCTGTTGCGCCCACTGGAAGTCCTGTATCGCCGTGAAGTGCTTCGTCGTGCCAGAGCGTATAGTGAAGGCAGACGCTCGCGTTGGCGGGCGCCTGTGCCTGTCATTGTGGTGGGCAATCTGACGCTGGGGGGAACCGGAAAATCCCCTTTGGTAGCGTGGATGGGGCAGCATCTGGCGGCTCAGGGCTTTCGTCCGGGAATTCTGTCGCGGGGCTATGGTGGTAAAGGTCGGGGTGGTAAAGGTCGGGGTGGTAAAGGGGAGAGAGATAAAGGTCAGAGCGGCGGGGGAGCTTACCCGTTATGGCTGGAACTGGATACGCCTGTCGAGGAATGTGGTGATGAGCCGCGCATGCTGCATGACCAGACGGGGTTGCCCGTAGTGGTGGATCCAGACCGACCGCGTGGTGCTCGGCGCCTGATGGAAGGGGGGTGTGACCTGATCATTACGGATGATGGCCTGCAGCATCTCCCGCTGGATCGTGACCTTGAGATCGTGGTGGTCGATGGCCGTCGTGGATTTGGCAATGGCCGTTGCCTGCCTGCTGGTCCGCTGCGTGAACCTCTGGAGCGTCTGGGTAGTATCGATGCGCTGGTGATCAATGGTGAAGCACACCACGCTTTTCCAGAAGGGGCTCATGGCATGCGCCTTGAGCCGGCACGTTGGAGGAAGGTGAGGCGCGATGCAGCAAGTGCTGTGGAAACGGCCAGCTTGACGCCTTTCCCCTTTCTCACACCTGTCAAGGCGGTGGCTGGAATCGGCAATCCCGAGCGCTTTTTCAGAACCCTGGAGACTCTGGGTGTTGCCCACGACCCGTCCCCCTTCAGCGATCACCACCGTTTTCGGGCCGATGACCTGGTGACGAAGCCCGGCCAGGCATTGGTCATGACCGCCAAGGATGCGGTCAAGTGTCGTGATATTGCCCCCTCAGACAGTTGGGCTTTGGACGTGGAAGCCGTGCCTTCGGCCTCTTTCGTCGACTGGTTGGACAAACACACGGCACCCTGGCTGGGCCGTCGTGTTTCATGTACCGAGGAGACAAGATGA
- a CDS encoding RluA family pseudouridine synthase: MAEGREVQWVEVTEGQVGQRVDNFLMTRLKGVPRSLVYRIVRKGEVRVNKKRVKAEYRLQLGDVVRVPPLRLAPREAVREVSDNLRNLLAGSVLLEGPDWMVMNKPSGLAVHGGSGVKIGLIEALRQVREDLDFLELVHRLDRDTSGCLLLAKSRPALLTLNTALKRHEMTKQYLALVAGRWPARRDFVSARLDRYDAGNGERRVRVDSAGKVARTRFAVREAFAGATLVEAEPITGRTHQIRVHAAHAGHALLGDDKYGTREGEKLARELGLDRLFLHAAALTFPEPSSGKPVRIRAPLEPAMDAVLEKARSR, from the coding sequence GTGGCCGAAGGCAGAGAAGTACAGTGGGTGGAAGTCACTGAAGGGCAGGTTGGCCAGCGTGTCGATAATTTCCTGATGACCCGATTGAAAGGTGTGCCGCGTTCATTGGTGTATCGCATCGTGCGTAAAGGTGAGGTACGGGTCAACAAGAAACGGGTCAAGGCCGAGTACCGCTTGCAACTAGGTGATGTGGTGCGTGTTCCTCCTCTCAGGCTGGCGCCTCGGGAGGCCGTGCGTGAAGTCAGTGACAACCTGCGTAATCTGCTGGCTGGCAGCGTATTGCTCGAAGGTCCCGACTGGATGGTGATGAACAAGCCTTCAGGTCTTGCCGTACATGGTGGCAGTGGGGTCAAGATCGGCCTGATCGAGGCATTGCGGCAAGTGCGGGAAGATCTCGACTTCCTTGAACTGGTACACCGTCTCGACCGGGATACCTCTGGTTGCTTGTTGTTGGCCAAGTCCCGCCCTGCGCTGCTGACACTTAATACGGCTCTCAAACGTCATGAGATGACCAAGCAATACCTTGCTTTGGTAGCTGGCAGGTGGCCAGCACGACGTGATTTTGTCAGTGCTCGCCTGGATCGCTATGACGCAGGGAATGGAGAGCGCCGGGTACGAGTCGATTCTGCCGGCAAGGTGGCACGTACTCGCTTTGCCGTGCGCGAAGCCTTTGCGGGAGCCACATTGGTCGAGGCTGAGCCCATTACTGGACGAACCCATCAGATACGCGTCCATGCAGCCCATGCGGGGCATGCGCTATTGGGAGATGACAAGTACGGCACCAGGGAAGGCGAAAAGCTGGCGCGTGAGCTGGGGTTGGATCGCTTGTTTCTGCACGCGGCGGCCTTGACGTTTCCGGAGCCTTCCAGCGGGAAGCCGGTCAGGATTCGTGCCCCACTGGAGCCTGCCATGGATGCCGTACTTGAAAAGGCCCGGAGCCGCTGA
- the kdsB gene encoding 3-deoxy-manno-octulosonate cytidylyltransferase: MQEFIAVIPARYGSSRLPAKPLADIAGRPMVARVWDQACQSAASRVVVATDDERIRDVVAELGAEVLLTSPDHPTGTDRLAEVAARLELADDAVLVNVQGDEPLLPPALINQVAERLMQDEGASVATLAEPITDVETLFNPNVVKVVRAASGRALTFSRAPIPWDREGFREKPALLETDAWLRHIGLYAYRASFLRAYSEWAPAALEQLEQLEQLRALYYGHEIQVALAETAPPAGVDTMEDLERVRRHFVQDPSAT, translated from the coding sequence ATGCAGGAGTTCATTGCTGTCATTCCCGCGCGCTATGGATCCAGCCGCTTGCCGGCCAAGCCGCTGGCGGACATTGCCGGGCGTCCCATGGTGGCTCGCGTGTGGGACCAGGCATGTCAGTCTGCCGCCAGTCGAGTCGTGGTGGCTACCGATGACGAGCGTATCCGTGATGTGGTAGCCGAGTTGGGAGCAGAAGTGCTTCTGACCAGTCCAGATCACCCTACGGGGACGGATCGTCTGGCCGAAGTGGCTGCTCGCCTGGAATTGGCCGATGACGCTGTGCTGGTGAATGTTCAGGGCGACGAGCCATTGTTGCCGCCAGCGTTGATCAATCAGGTTGCTGAACGCCTGATGCAGGATGAAGGCGCATCGGTGGCAACACTGGCCGAGCCCATCACGGATGTAGAAACGCTGTTCAATCCTAATGTGGTCAAGGTGGTGCGGGCGGCATCCGGTCGCGCTCTGACCTTTTCTCGCGCACCGATACCCTGGGACAGGGAAGGCTTTCGTGAAAAGCCTGCATTGCTGGAAACCGATGCCTGGTTGCGCCATATCGGACTCTACGCCTACCGTGCCAGCTTCCTGCGTGCATACAGCGAGTGGGCCCCGGCTGCGCTCGAGCAGCTTGAACAGCTCGAGCAGCTACGTGCGCTGTACTATGGGCACGAGATTCAGGTGGCACTGGCGGAGACGGCGCCTCCGGCTGGGGTAGATACCATGGAAGACCTGGAGCGCGTGCGTCGCCATTTTGTGCAGGATCCATCTGCAACATAG
- the rne gene encoding ribonuclease E: protein MKRMLINATQPEELRVALVDGQRLYDLDIESGAREQKKANIYRGKITRVEPSLEAAFVDFGAERHGFLPLKEVAREYFLKDPSGRPSIKEVLKEGQEVIVQVDKEERGNKGAALTTFISLAGRFLVLMPNNPRAGGISRRIEGEERSQLKEAMGQLTVPDKMGLIVRTAGIGRSPEELQWDLDYLVQVWESITEEAGKRPAPFLIYRESNVIIRAMRDYLRQDIGEVLIDSPEVHQEALGFIRQVMPSYQQKIKLYADEVPLFSRFQIESQIETAYEREVKLPSGGSIVIDHTEALVSIDINSARATRGSDIEETALQTNLEAADEIARQLRLRDIGGLVVIDFIDMGPSRNQREVENRARDALKLDRARVQIGRISRFGLMEMSRQRLRPSLGETSGVVCPRCDGQGTIRDVRSLSLSIMRLIEEEAMKERSAQIRAILPVPVATYLLNEKRAILADIERRQGVRLVVLPNPEMDTPHYDVQRLRDDHVDEEGTAQVSSFELSVETEVGKEPEATFGKPIQRTEAAVKTVVHHEPAPASLQKQESAERRATAAPAPQVTAGVQNAGLFGRLVRGFARFLGNEEQQQAAGDQGQQSQGQETQTPASRDSESRQDNRQRSRRSSSNSQQRQSRSSSRQDSRSENRQSQESSSSQDSRRQQERRDNDRRQQERRQDSNRDSRSEKSEKSEGRSSRSRRSQDDTRTSQSRGSESQVRESVQKSETVVAETPKESKPKRTRNNPRSRTRTHAINPESLAEQQRLKALAAEAPAVADDSLAKAPAVETKPAEYKSDTKAKDKTKADSQADKLKVEEKVEATTDARADKPKVEEKVETTTDARADKPKVEEKVETTTDAQAGKPKVEEKVETTTDARADKPKVEEKVEAATIAQADKSKAEEKVETTTDTPVDKPKVEEKVETTTDAQADKPKVEKKVETTTDARADKPKVEVKVEATTIAQADKPKVEEKVQATTDAQADKPKVEEKVQATTAAQTDKPKVEEKVEATTVAQADKPKVEEKAEATADVLVNKSKVEPQPDISVTEASSLETTETTTQSRRRRRRAHNDPREQRRREQQVQTGDSQQN, encoded by the coding sequence ATGAAACGGATGCTCATCAACGCGACTCAGCCCGAAGAGCTGCGCGTCGCACTGGTCGATGGACAACGCCTCTACGATCTGGACATCGAATCCGGTGCCCGAGAACAGAAAAAAGCCAATATTTACCGCGGCAAGATCACACGCGTAGAACCCTCTCTCGAAGCCGCCTTCGTCGACTTTGGTGCTGAACGCCACGGCTTCCTGCCCCTCAAGGAAGTGGCACGCGAATACTTCCTCAAGGACCCCTCTGGCCGACCTAGCATCAAGGAAGTTCTCAAGGAAGGCCAGGAAGTCATCGTCCAGGTTGACAAGGAAGAGCGAGGCAACAAGGGGGCCGCGCTGACAACCTTCATCAGCCTGGCTGGCCGCTTCCTTGTCCTGATGCCCAACAACCCTCGCGCGGGAGGAATTTCACGTCGCATCGAGGGTGAAGAACGCAGTCAGCTCAAGGAAGCCATGGGCCAACTGACGGTCCCCGACAAGATGGGCCTGATCGTGCGCACTGCAGGCATCGGGCGCTCGCCGGAAGAATTGCAGTGGGACCTGGATTATCTGGTGCAGGTATGGGAGTCGATCACCGAAGAAGCTGGCAAGCGCCCCGCCCCCTTCCTCATCTACCGCGAATCCAATGTCATCATCCGCGCCATGCGCGACTATCTGCGCCAGGACATTGGCGAGGTGCTGATCGACAGCCCTGAGGTACATCAGGAAGCCCTGGGCTTTATCCGCCAGGTCATGCCGTCCTATCAGCAAAAGATCAAGCTCTACGCTGATGAAGTCCCGCTTTTCTCACGCTTCCAGATCGAGTCACAGATCGAGACGGCTTACGAGCGTGAAGTGAAGCTGCCGTCTGGTGGCTCCATTGTCATCGACCACACTGAAGCCCTGGTCTCCATCGACATCAACTCTGCACGAGCGACTCGCGGCAGCGATATCGAGGAAACCGCCCTGCAGACCAACCTGGAGGCGGCCGACGAAATTGCTCGCCAATTGCGTCTGCGTGACATTGGTGGCCTCGTGGTCATCGATTTCATCGACATGGGGCCATCACGCAATCAGCGCGAAGTGGAAAACCGAGCGCGTGATGCTCTCAAGCTCGACCGCGCCCGGGTACAGATCGGTCGCATTTCCCGCTTTGGCCTGATGGAGATGTCACGCCAGCGCCTGCGCCCGTCTCTTGGAGAGACCAGTGGCGTCGTCTGCCCTCGCTGCGATGGCCAGGGCACTATCCGAGACGTACGCTCCCTGTCGCTGTCGATCATGCGTCTGATCGAAGAAGAAGCGATGAAGGAGCGTAGTGCTCAGATTCGTGCCATCCTGCCGGTCCCTGTGGCCACCTACCTGCTCAATGAGAAACGTGCAATACTGGCAGACATTGAACGCCGTCAAGGTGTGCGCCTGGTAGTGCTGCCCAATCCCGAAATGGATACGCCTCACTACGACGTTCAGCGTCTACGTGACGATCATGTGGATGAGGAAGGCACAGCTCAGGTTTCAAGCTTCGAGTTATCGGTGGAGACCGAAGTCGGCAAAGAGCCAGAAGCCACCTTCGGAAAACCCATACAGCGCACCGAAGCGGCAGTGAAGACTGTGGTCCATCACGAGCCCGCACCAGCTTCCCTGCAGAAGCAAGAGTCCGCCGAACGTCGTGCGACAGCAGCACCCGCACCACAGGTCACAGCAGGCGTTCAGAATGCAGGCCTGTTCGGTCGACTAGTGCGTGGCTTCGCCCGATTCCTGGGCAATGAGGAACAGCAACAGGCTGCTGGTGATCAGGGACAGCAGTCCCAGGGCCAGGAGACTCAGACACCTGCAAGTCGGGACAGCGAGAGCCGGCAGGATAATCGCCAGCGCAGCCGTCGCAGCAGTAGCAACAGCCAGCAGCGCCAAAGTCGCTCATCATCACGCCAAGACAGCCGCAGCGAGAACCGACAGAGTCAGGAAAGTTCATCCTCGCAGGATAGTCGTCGCCAGCAGGAGCGTCGCGACAATGATCGCCGGCAGCAGGAGCGTCGACAGGACAGCAATCGCGATAGCCGCAGCGAAAAGAGTGAAAAGTCTGAGGGACGCAGCAGCCGTTCGCGTCGCAGCCAGGATGATACTCGGACCAGCCAGTCCAGAGGCTCAGAGAGCCAGGTCCGCGAGAGCGTGCAGAAAAGCGAGACGGTAGTGGCGGAGACTCCCAAGGAGTCCAAGCCCAAGCGCACTCGCAATAACCCGCGCAGTCGCACACGCACCCATGCGATCAACCCTGAATCGCTTGCTGAGCAGCAACGCCTGAAAGCCTTGGCAGCAGAAGCCCCCGCAGTTGCGGACGACAGCCTGGCCAAAGCACCAGCAGTAGAAACAAAGCCGGCGGAATACAAGAGCGACACCAAGGCGAAGGACAAGACCAAGGCTGATTCCCAAGCCGACAAGCTCAAGGTCGAGGAAAAGGTCGAAGCTACTACCGACGCTCGTGCTGACAAGCCCAAGGTCGAGGAAAAGGTCGAAACCACTACCGACGCCCGTGCTGACAAGCCCAAGGTCGAGGAAAAGGTCGAAACCACTACCGACGCCCAGGCTGGCAAGCCCAAGGTCGAGGAAAAGGTCGAAACCACTACCGACGCCCGTGCTGACAAGCCCAAGGTCGAGGAAAAGGTCGAAGCCGCTACCATCGCCCAGGCCGACAAGTCCAAGGCAGAGGAAAAGGTCGAAACCACTACCGACACCCCGGTCGACAAGCCCAAGGTCGAGGAAAAGGTCGAAACCACTACCGACGCCCAGGCTGACAAGCCCAAGGTCGAGAAAAAGGTCGAAACCACTACCGACGCCCGTGCTGACAAGCCCAAGGTCGAGGTAAAGGTCGAAGCCACTACCATCGCCCAGGCCGACAAGCCCAAGGTCGAGGAAAAGGTTCAAGCCACTACCGACGCCCAGGCTGACAAGCCCAAGGTCGAGGAAAAGGTTCAAGCCACTACCGCCGCCCAGACTGACAAGCCCAAGGTCGAGGAAAAAGTTGAAGCCACTACCGTCGCCCAGGCTGACAAGCCCAAGGTCGAGGAAAAGGCTGAAGCTACTGCTGACGTTCTGGTCAATAAGTCCAAGGTCGAACCACAACCCGATATTTCAGTGACAGAGGCATCTTCCCTGGAAACGACAGAGACCACGACACAATCACGCCGTCGTCGCCGTCGCGCCCATAACGACCCTCGCGAACAACGCCGTCGCGAGCAACAGGTCCAGACGGGAGATAGCCAGCAGAATTGA
- the murB gene encoding UDP-N-acetylmuramate dehydrogenase, which produces MRSIERHDVDLTSANTLGLPCRAERVVTVSQREQIVSLMQQGAGHQDTLTILSGGSNLILPEYLPGLTLCPQLNYWWLELRGEDALVHVGAGVVWHHLVMSLAQAGWWGTENLALIPGHSGAAPVQNIGAYGVELAELLESVTVVHVEDGATQMLAATDCGFGYRESIFKGELDGRVIITDLVLRVGRRSRARLDYGDLAHRVSAEPTPLEVAEAVCAVRREKLPDPEVLGNAGSFFKNPVVAADIAERLLDEYPGMPHFPQGNGRTKLAAGWLIDRCGLKGWRNGNFGVHERQALVLVHHGGGSAGELLAFAAEVASRVEQCFGIVLEREPRLA; this is translated from the coding sequence GTGAGATCGATTGAACGGCATGATGTGGACCTGACGTCAGCCAACACCTTGGGCTTGCCTTGTCGCGCTGAACGAGTCGTGACCGTTTCCCAGCGAGAGCAGATAGTCTCACTGATGCAGCAGGGAGCAGGGCATCAGGACACGCTGACCATTCTGTCCGGCGGCAGCAACTTGATTCTACCGGAATATCTACCTGGGCTAACCTTGTGCCCGCAGTTGAATTACTGGTGGCTGGAGCTCCGTGGCGAAGATGCCCTGGTACATGTCGGTGCAGGGGTGGTCTGGCACCATCTGGTCATGTCCCTGGCTCAGGCCGGCTGGTGGGGTACAGAGAATCTAGCGCTGATCCCGGGCCACAGTGGAGCGGCTCCAGTACAGAATATCGGCGCTTATGGCGTCGAACTGGCTGAATTGCTCGAGTCTGTGACTGTGGTGCATGTCGAGGATGGCGCGACGCAGATGCTGGCTGCTACTGATTGTGGCTTTGGCTATCGCGAGAGCATCTTCAAGGGTGAGCTTGATGGTCGTGTGATCATCACTGATCTGGTGCTGCGTGTTGGCCGAAGAAGCAGGGCGCGTCTAGATTACGGTGATCTGGCCCATAGAGTCTCGGCAGAGCCTACTCCATTGGAAGTGGCCGAGGCGGTGTGCGCTGTGCGCCGCGAGAAGCTGCCCGATCCCGAAGTGCTGGGTAATGCTGGCAGCTTTTTCAAGAATCCTGTCGTGGCAGCAGATATCGCTGAACGACTCCTTGATGAATATCCCGGAATGCCACATTTTCCCCAGGGTAACGGTCGGACCAAGCTGGCAGCAGGCTGGCTGATAGACCGGTGTGGCCTGAAGGGCTGGCGCAATGGCAACTTCGGGGTGCATGAACGTCAGGCCCTTGTCCTGGTTCATCATGGTGGCGGTAGTGCCGGAGAATTACTGGCTTTTGCCGCTGAAGTGGCCTCGCGGGTTGAACAATGCTTTGGCATCGTTCTGGAAAGAGAGCCGAGGCTAGCCTGA
- a CDS encoding Trm112 family protein, producing the protein MDKQLLAMLVCPQCQGKLRYDREAEELCCQFDGLAYPIRDGIPVMLIEEARHMNVDETLKRSPGRAGEDGEGAL; encoded by the coding sequence ATGGACAAGCAATTGCTGGCAATGCTGGTTTGCCCGCAGTGTCAGGGCAAGCTGCGCTACGACCGGGAAGCCGAAGAGTTGTGCTGCCAGTTCGATGGGTTGGCTTATCCGATTCGTGATGGCATTCCGGTGATGCTCATCGAAGAGGCGCGGCATATGAATGTCGATGAGACACTCAAGCGCTCTCCCGGACGTGCTGGTGAGGATGGGGAAGGGGCGCTGTGA
- the msbA gene encoding lipid A export permease/ATP-binding protein MsbA, whose product MLYKRLLGYVKPFWKSFLVAVIGYGIYAASSTALAEMMKRLIDGIQNPDASFRLFLPLFVVVMFATRGVGTFLGTYFMSNVARNMVHMLRCDVFNHMLRLPGSYFDNHSSGHLVSRVTYHVEQVTGAGTKAITVLLQEGLFVIGLLCYLFWTNWMLTLLFLAVTPLIGGVVSYTSKRFRRISRRLQRSMGDVTHVASEALTGYRVVRTHGAETYEQERFRAASEANRRQSLKEAATKATSTPVIQILVAISLAILVWFAMSPALMDNMTPGEFVGFITAASLMAKPVRSLSEINNTIQKGLAASGELFGLLDEPLEPDEGTVVPGRLEGRVRFENVHFAYGEDKPEVLKGIDLDIRQGEMIAIVGRSGGGKSTLVGLLPRFYYPTAGRILIDGVPLNDYELAPLRQQIALVSQQVTLFNATIADNIAYGVSNPDRSAVEAAARAAYAHEFIERMSEGYDSLVGDNGVMLSGGQRQRMAIARAIFKDSPILILDEATSALDTESERYIQAALEEVCKGRTTLVIAHRLSTIERADRILVMEQGEVIEQGTHNELLERGGAYAALYQLQFQEA is encoded by the coding sequence ATGCTATACAAGCGTCTTCTTGGCTATGTAAAACCTTTCTGGAAATCCTTCCTCGTTGCTGTGATCGGCTATGGTATCTACGCCGCCTCCAGCACTGCCTTGGCAGAGATGATGAAGCGCCTGATCGACGGTATCCAGAACCCGGATGCATCATTCCGGCTGTTCTTGCCGTTGTTCGTGGTGGTCATGTTTGCGACCCGTGGCGTGGGAACCTTCCTGGGTACCTATTTCATGAGCAATGTGGCGCGTAACATGGTGCATATGCTGCGTTGCGATGTGTTCAACCATATGCTGCGCCTTCCGGGGAGCTATTTCGACAACCACTCATCGGGGCACTTGGTTTCCCGAGTGACTTACCATGTGGAACAGGTGACAGGTGCAGGAACCAAGGCCATTACTGTCCTGCTTCAGGAAGGATTGTTTGTCATTGGCCTGCTGTGCTACCTGTTCTGGACCAACTGGATGCTGACCTTGCTGTTTCTGGCCGTGACGCCGCTGATTGGCGGGGTGGTCAGCTATACCAGCAAGCGTTTCCGGCGTATTTCACGCCGTCTCCAGCGTTCCATGGGAGATGTCACTCACGTTGCTTCAGAAGCGTTGACGGGATATCGCGTAGTGCGTACTCACGGCGCTGAAACGTATGAGCAGGAGCGTTTCCGTGCTGCCAGTGAAGCCAATCGTCGCCAGAGCTTGAAAGAGGCTGCTACCAAGGCCACCAGTACCCCTGTGATCCAGATTCTGGTAGCGATTTCGCTAGCTATTCTAGTGTGGTTCGCGATGTCTCCGGCATTGATGGACAATATGACGCCAGGCGAGTTCGTGGGATTCATTACTGCGGCATCCCTGATGGCCAAGCCCGTACGTTCTCTCAGTGAAATCAATAACACGATCCAGAAGGGGCTTGCCGCTTCCGGTGAACTGTTCGGCCTGCTCGATGAACCCCTGGAGCCGGATGAAGGCACTGTGGTGCCGGGTCGACTTGAGGGCCGAGTACGCTTTGAGAACGTGCATTTCGCCTATGGTGAAGACAAGCCTGAAGTGCTGAAGGGGATTGACCTGGATATCCGACAAGGGGAAATGATCGCCATTGTCGGGCGCTCGGGGGGCGGCAAGTCGACGCTGGTTGGTCTGCTGCCACGTTTCTACTATCCCACCGCAGGGCGCATTCTGATTGATGGTGTGCCACTGAATGACTATGAGTTGGCCCCATTGCGACAACAGATTGCACTGGTATCGCAGCAGGTAACGCTTTTCAATGCCACCATCGCTGACAACATTGCCTATGGTGTATCGAATCCTGATCGCTCTGCTGTCGAAGCCGCTGCTCGTGCAGCCTACGCCCATGAGTTCATTGAACGCATGTCGGAAGGTTACGACTCACTGGTGGGGGATAATGGTGTCATGTTGTCTGGGGGGCAGCGTCAGCGCATGGCGATTGCCCGGGCGATCTTCAAGGACTCTCCGATCTTGATCCTGGATGAGGCTACCTCTGCTCTGGACACTGAATCAGAACGCTATATTCAGGCTGCTCTGGAAGAGGTTTGCAAGGGTCGTACCACCCTGGTAATCGCTCACCGCCTATCCACCATTGAGCGTGCAGATCGCATTTTGGTGATGGAGCAGGGCGAGGTCATCGAGCAGGGTACCCACAATGAGTTGCTGGAGCGTGGGGGAGCCTATGCTGCCTTGTATCAGTTGCAGTTTCAGGAGGCCTGA
- a CDS encoding HPP family protein, producing the protein MVKAYLWKMRGNEAAYRRRCWRDMLWSWFGAFAGMAGVGWLIDEWLVTHTLLMIGSFGATSVLLYAAPESPLAQPRNVLGGNMLSALVGVLSWQWLGDTWLAAAMAVSTSILVMQLTHTLHPPGGATALIAVIGASEVHDLGWTYALMPVGVGCALLLVVAVLVNNLARHRRYPMHWW; encoded by the coding sequence ATGGTAAAGGCTTATCTCTGGAAAATGCGCGGCAACGAAGCCGCGTATCGGCGCCGGTGCTGGCGCGATATGTTGTGGTCGTGGTTTGGTGCTTTTGCGGGCATGGCCGGAGTCGGTTGGTTGATCGATGAGTGGCTGGTTACCCATACGTTGCTGATGATTGGCTCATTCGGGGCGACCTCCGTCCTGCTTTATGCCGCACCGGAAAGCCCGCTGGCCCAGCCGCGCAATGTGCTCGGCGGAAATATGCTCTCGGCACTGGTAGGGGTGCTTAGCTGGCAGTGGCTGGGGGATACCTGGCTGGCTGCGGCGATGGCGGTATCGACATCCATTCTGGTCATGCAGTTGACGCATACCTTGCATCCGCCGGGAGGTGCGACAGCGCTGATTGCGGTGATCGGTGCCAGCGAGGTACACGACCTGGGATGGACGTATGCATTGATGCCGGTAGGTGTCGGTTGTGCACTACTGCTGGTTGTCGCTGTGCTGGTCAATAATTTGGCTCGTCATCGTCGTTATCCGATGCACTGGTGGTAA